CGGTGTAATCGACATTATGAGCAACTGCAATCCTCCATTGATTTGATTGTGAAGGTGTAGCGGGATCTTCTATGACGACTAAATGCAGCAAGCCGTAGCGGGGTGGGAGTGGCGTTCCATCAGGTTTTGTGTGTCCTGTTGTTTCCCACTTAACATCTACAGAAGCAACATCCGATCGGATTTTCTTGACTCTAATTTCTTTTGTTTCTAACTGAGCATTCTTAAGAACGGTCGAGAAAGGTTGATGATGCAAACGTTCAATCTCTGTACGAGTAGACATTAACTGCCCTACTACATCTGTAAACTCAGCATCTTCTACAAAGTATTCAGAAAAAGCTTTTGCATCCTTGCGATTCCATGCTGCTAAAGCATCTTCTACAGTATTCAGAAGTATTTCCTGGTTGTTAATCATTGAGTTTTACTCTGTGTTTTACTCTGTATCGTTTGATTGACATTTCTACTAATTTAGAGTGGCTTCTGCAATCCCCGAGATTTGGAAACTCGCCTTCCCCAGGGTTTCAAGGCAGAAATTACAATAATCACAAAGAGCAAAGAAACCTGAATCACAGATCCAATCAAGACTCCTTTCGCATCAAATCTGTAGATGGGATTGTTGAGGGCATTTAAGCCTTCTGATTGGGCGATCGCCTCAGCCGTACTACCCCAGGGAAACAACCAGAAGGTTCCAAAAATCATCAGCCCAGTGGTCAAAATCCATTTGGTAATTACCCAGTAGAATTTGAAGAAACCGTAGTTTGTTTGCCAACAAAGGAGGGTTGCTGTCACGACAGAACCGATCGCCGCAGGAATCACAATAAAATCATCCAGTAAGTTGATCACTGAATTGAGGGCAAAGAGAATATCAGCATTGGCTGTGCTGTTGTTTCTGAATGCAATCAGAAACATACTGAGAACGGTTCCTGTCCACAGTGCGGCAAAGCCAATGTGGAAGGCTAAAACCCAGTTTTTTTGCTGAAGACTCAGTTTGAGAATCTTCTGATTGTTTTGTTTTACATTGAGCGGGGTCACTTCACTTGTTCCAAGTGTCATAATTTAAACC
Above is a window of Oscillatoria sp. FACHB-1407 DNA encoding:
- a CDS encoding SgcJ/EcaC family oxidoreductase, giving the protein MINNQEILLNTVEDALAAWNRKDAKAFSEYFVEDAEFTDVVGQLMSTRTEIERLHHQPFSTVLKNAQLETKEIRVKKIRSDVASVDVKWETTGHTKPDGTPLPPRYGLLHLVVIEDPATPSQSNQWRIAVAHNVDYTATYGSQDAREVAK